One Gadus chalcogrammus isolate NIFS_2021 chromosome 4, NIFS_Gcha_1.0, whole genome shotgun sequence DNA segment encodes these proteins:
- the LOC130381774 gene encoding probable E3 ubiquitin-protein ligase TRIML1: MACADSSWSEENFSCSICLDVFSSPVSTPCGHNFCRTCITKYWDEQVKYKCPVCNELFNTRPDLRVNTLLSEMVDRFGTSVLVKEQPCVEPAEVPCDVCTGTQLKAEKSCLVCLISYCQTHLEPHQRVAGLKKHRLVEPMDRLEDRMCKKHDRLLELFCQTDQVCVCHSCTEEDHKSHPVVPLKEEYEVKTAQLGKIESEVQQMIQERQRHIQEIKDTVKRSKADADREIADGVQVLTALMRCIEKCQDDLNKMVKERLKSTEKQAEGLIKELEQEIEDLTNKSSEVKQLSHTKDHLHFLQAFRSLKGPPATRDWTTVGVRPPSYVGTLRRSLDQLEETLNMEMKKLRDAELKRVQQYEVDVTLDPDTAASTLILSEDGKQVYYGGVRKKLTDNPKRFKHKMYVLTRQSFSGSFYFEVQVKDKTEWCLGVARESIARKERIIVTPKMGYWTLHFEKDRLKFRDDPAVRLPLRAEVQKVGVFVDYDEGLVSFYDVEARVCIYSAPDCTFSEPLYPLLCPCDHEFGINSAPLIISPVHQTD; the protein is encoded by the coding sequence ATGGCCTGTGCCGACTCTTCCTGGTCcgaagagaacttttcatgttctatctgtctggatgtgttcagcagtccagtttccacaccatgtggacacaacttctgcagaacctgtattacaaagtactgggatgaacaagtcaagtacaaatgtcctgtttgcaacgAGCTTTTCAACACAAGACCTGATTTACGGGTCAATACCCTCTTATCAGAGATGGTTGATCGGTTTGGAACGTCCGTACtagtaaaagagcagccttgtgttgaaccagcagaagttccctgtgacgtctgtactgggacccagctgaaggctgagaagtcctgcctagtgtgtcttatctcttactgccaaacccacctggagccacatcagagagtcgcaggcctgaagaaacatcggctggtcgagcctatggaccgtctagaagacaggatgtgtaagaaacacgaccgacttctggagctcttctgccagactgaccaggtgtgtgtgtgtcactcctGCACTGAAGaggaccacaagtcccatcctgttgtacctctaaaggaggaatatgaagtgaagacggcccagctggggaagatagagtctgaagttcagcagatgatccaggagagacaaagacatattcaggagattaaagacacagtcaaacgcagcaaagcagacgcagacagagagatagctgatggtgtgcaggtcctcacCGCTTTGAtgcgctgcattgaaaagtgccaggatgatctcaacaaaatggttaaagagagactgaaatccacagagaaacaagctgaaggcctcatcaaagagctggagcaggagatagaagatctgaccaataaaagctcagaggtgaagcagctctcacacactaaagaccacctccacttcctccaggccttcagatccctgaagggtCCTCCagccaccagggactggacgacggtgggggtccgtcctccgtcatacgtagggaccttgaggagatccctggatcagctggaggagacactgaacatggagatgaagaagctgcgtgatgctgaactgaagagggtccagcagtatgaagtagatgtgactctggatcctgatacagctgcTTCCACTCTCATCCTCTCTGAGGATGGAAAACAAGTATATTATGGAGGTGTAAGGAAGAAACTcacagacaaccctaagagatttaaacataaaatgtatgttctcacgaggcagagcttctctgGGAgtttttactttgaggtccaggttaaagacaagactgaaTGGTgtttaggagtggccagagagtccattgCCAGAAAAGAACGGATCATAGTGACCCCTAAAATGGGTTACTGGACTTTGCACTTCGAAAAGGATAGGTTAAAATTTAGAGATGACCctgctgtccgtctccctctgagagctgaggtccagaaggtgggggtgtttgttgattatgatgagggtctggtctccttctatgatgtggaagccagggtttgTATCTACTCTGCTCCTGACTGCACCTTCAGTGAGCCTCTTTATCCATTACTCTGTCCATGTGATCATGAATTTGGTataaactctgcccccctgatcatctcacctgtccatcaaacagactag
- the LOC130381773 gene encoding E3 ubiquitin-protein ligase TRIM39-like codes for MASAKTSCTEDNLLCSICLDVFRNPVSTRCGHNFCRTCITKFWDKKQKYNCPICNHLFQTRPYLQVNTLLSEMAAQWRTSVRVKVQPCVEPAEVPCDVCTGTQLKAVKSCLVCLISYCQTHLEPHQRVAGLKKHRLVEPMDRLEDRMCKKHNQLLELFCMNDQVCVCQICTETDHRFHHAVPLNVEYEVKMAKLGKMEAEVQQMVQERKQKIEEIKDTVKRSKADAAREIAGSVQVLTALMRQIEKCQEDLNQMVKERLKDTEKQAEDLIKELEQEIEDLTNKSSKVKPLSHTEDHFHFLQAFRSLTDPPPTRDWTTVEVRPPSYVGTLRRSLDQLEETLNMEMKKLCDAELKSVQQYEVDVTLDPDTAHPRLILSKDGKLVRDGVVEKEVPGNPKRFTKYIHVLTRQSFSAGRFYFEVQSKDNTAWYIGVARESIDRKGESLKTPETGYWSLFLDGWKKGLVFTDFPPVRVPLRAEIQKVGVFVDYDEGLVSFYDVEARVHLYSATGCSFSEPLYPFLCPCNYDYEGTNSAPLIISRVNQTD; via the coding sequence atggcctctgctaaaACATCCTGTACTGAAGATAACCTTttatgttccatctgtctggatgtgttcagaaACCCAGTTTCTACAcgatgtggacacaacttctgcagaacctgtattacaaagttctgggataaaaaacaaaagtacaATTGTCCTATTTGCAACCATCTGTTCCAAACTAGACCTTACCTACAGGTCAATACCCTCTTATCAGAGATGGCCGCTCAGTGGAGAACATCCGTACGAGTAAAAGTGCAGCCatgtgttgaaccagcagaagttccatgtgacgtctgtactgggacccagctgaaggccgtgaagtcctgcctagtgtgtcttatctcttactgccaaacccacctggagccacatcagagagtcgcaggcctgaagaaacatcggttggtcgagcctatggaccgtctggaagacagaatgtgtaagaaacacaatCAACTACTGGAGCTCTTTTGCATGAATGaccaggtttgtgtgtgtcagatctgcacagagacagaccacaggtTCCATCATGCTGTACCTCTAAACgtggaatatgaagtgaagatggCCAAGCTGGGGAAGATGgaggctgaagttcagcagatggtccaggagagaaaacaaaagattgaggagattaaagacacagtcAAACGCAGCAAAGCAGACGCAGCAAGAGAGATAGCGGGAAgtgtgcaggtcctcactgctctgatgcgccaaattgaaaagtgccaggaggatctcaaccaaatggttaaagagagactgaaagacacagagaaacaagctgaagacctcatcaaagagcttgagcaggaaatagaagatctgaccaataaaAGCTCAAAAGTGAAGccgctctcacacactgaagaccacttccacttcctccaggccttcagatccctgacggatcctccacccaccagggactggacgacggtggaggtccgtcctccgtcatacgtagggaccttgaggagatccctggatcagctggaggagacactgaacatggagatgaagaagctgtgtgatgctgaactgaagagtgtccagcagtatgaagtagatgttactctggatcctgatacagcccATCCCAGGCTTATCCTGTCTAAAGATGGGAAACTAGTACGTGATGGAGTTGTAGAGAAGGAAGTCCCAggcaaccctaagagatttacaaaGTATATACATGTTCTCACAAGGCAGAGCTTCTCcgcagggagattttactttgaggtccagagTAAAGACAATACTGCATGGTAtataggagtggccagagagtccatcgacagaaaagGTGAGAGCTTAAAgacccctgagacgggttacTGGTCTCTTTTCTTGGATGGATGGAAGAAGGGTTTGGTATTTACTGATTTCCCGCCTGTCCgtgtccctctgagagctgagatccagaaggtgggggtgtttgttgattatgatgagggtctggtctccttctatgatgtggaagccagggttcatctctactctgctactggctgcagctttagtgagcctctctatccattcctctgTCCATGTAACTATGATTATGAAGGTacaaactctgcccccctgatcatctcacgtgtcaatcaaacagactag
- the LOC130381515 gene encoding E3 ubiquitin-protein ligase TRIM39-like isoform X1 — MASAKTSCTEDNLLCSICLDVFRNPVSTRCGHNFCRTCITKFWDKKQKYNCPICNHLFQTRPYLQVNTLLSEMAAQCRTSVRVKVQPCVEPAEVPCDVCTGTQLKAVKSCLVCLISYCQTHLEPHQRVAGLKKHRLVEPMDRLEEIMCKKHNQLLELYCLIDQVCVCQICTEADHRFHHAVPLKEEYEVKLAQLGKMEAEVQQMIHERKQKIKEIKDTVKCSKADAEREIAGSVQVLTALMRHIEKCQEDLNQMVKERLKDTEKQAEDLIKELEQEIEDLTNRSSEVKQLSHTEDHLHFLQTFRSPKNPPPTRDWTTVEVRPPSYVGTLRRSLDQLEETLNMEMKKLPDGELKSVQQYEVDVTLDPDTAHPRLILSKYGRQVRDGGVGQEVPDNPKRFTEYIHVLTRQSFSSGRFYFEVQSKDKTAWYIGVARESIDRKDESLMTPETGYWSLFLDGWKKGLVFTDFPPVHLPLKAELQKVGVFVDYDEGLVSFYDVEARVHIYSATGCTFSDPLYPFLCPCNYDYEGTNSAPLIISPVNQTD, encoded by the coding sequence atggcctctgctaaaACATCCTGTACTGAAGATAACCTTttatgttccatctgtctggatgtttTCAGAAACCCAGTTTCTACAcgatgtggacacaacttctgcagaacctgtattacaaagttctgggataaaaaacaaaagtacaATTGTCCTATTTGCAACCATCTGTTCCAAACTAGACCTTATCTACAGGTCAATACCCTTTTATCAGAGATGGCCGCTCAGTGTAGAACATCCGTACGAGTAAAAGTGCAGCCatgtgttgaaccagcagaagttccATGTGatgtctgtactgggacccagctgaaggccgtgaagtcctgcctagtgtgtcttatctcttactgccaaacccacctggagccacatcagagagtcgcaggcctgaagaaacatcggctggtcgagcctatggaccgtctggaagaaaTAATGTGCAAGAAACACAATCAACTACTGGAGCTCTATTGCTTGATTGaccaggtttgtgtgtgtcagatctGCACAGAGGCAGACCACAGATTCCATCATGctgtacctctaaaggaggaatatgaggTGAAgctggcccagctggggaagatggaggctgaagttcagcagatgatccatgagagaaaacaaaagattaaggagattaaagacacagttaAATGCAGCAAAGCAGACGCAGAAAGAGAGATAGCGGGAAgtgtgcaggtcctcactgctctgatgcgccacattgaaaagtgccaggaggatctcaaccaaatggttaaagagagactgaaagacacagagaaacaagctgaagacctcatcaaagagctggagcaggaaatagaagatctgaccaatagaagctcagaagtgaagcagctctcacatactgaagaccacctccacttcctccagaccttcagatccccgaagaatcctccacccaccagggactggacgacggtggaggtccgtcctccgtcatacgtagggactttgaggagatccctggatcagctggaggagacactgaacatggagatgaagaagctgcctgATGGTGAACTGAAGAgtgtccagcagtatgaagtagatgtgactctggatcctgatacagctcatcccagGCTCATCCTGTCTAAATATGGGAGACAAGTACGTGATGGAGGTGTAGGGCAGGAAgtcccagacaaccctaagagatttacagaGTATATACATGTTCTCAcaaggcagagcttctcctcagggagattttactttgaggtccagagtaaagacaagactgcatggtatataggagtggccagagagtccatcgacagaaaagACGAGAGCTTAATgacccctgagacgggttacTGGTCTCTTTTCTTGGATGGATGGAAGAAGGGTTTGGTATTTACTGATTTCCCGCCTGTCCATCTCCCTCTGaaagctgagctccagaaggtgggggtgtttgttgattatgatgagggtctggtctccttttacgatgtggaagccagggttcatatctactctgctactggatGCACCTTTAGTGAccctctctatccattcctctgTCCATGTAACTATGATTATGAAGGTacaaactctgcccccctgatcatctcacctgtcaatcaaacagactag
- the LOC130381515 gene encoding zinc finger protein RFP-like isoform X2 → MAAQCRTSVRVKVQPCVEPAEVPCDVCTGTQLKAVKSCLVCLISYCQTHLEPHQRVAGLKKHRLVEPMDRLEEIMCKKHNQLLELYCLIDQVCVCQICTEADHRFHHAVPLKEEYEVKLAQLGKMEAEVQQMIHERKQKIKEIKDTVKCSKADAEREIAGSVQVLTALMRHIEKCQEDLNQMVKERLKDTEKQAEDLIKELEQEIEDLTNRSSEVKQLSHTEDHLHFLQTFRSPKNPPPTRDWTTVEVRPPSYVGTLRRSLDQLEETLNMEMKKLPDGELKSVQQYEVDVTLDPDTAHPRLILSKYGRQVRDGGVGQEVPDNPKRFTEYIHVLTRQSFSSGRFYFEVQSKDKTAWYIGVARESIDRKDESLMTPETGYWSLFLDGWKKGLVFTDFPPVHLPLKAELQKVGVFVDYDEGLVSFYDVEARVHIYSATGCTFSDPLYPFLCPCNYDYEGTNSAPLIISPVNQTD, encoded by the coding sequence ATGGCCGCTCAGTGTAGAACATCCGTACGAGTAAAAGTGCAGCCatgtgttgaaccagcagaagttccATGTGatgtctgtactgggacccagctgaaggccgtgaagtcctgcctagtgtgtcttatctcttactgccaaacccacctggagccacatcagagagtcgcaggcctgaagaaacatcggctggtcgagcctatggaccgtctggaagaaaTAATGTGCAAGAAACACAATCAACTACTGGAGCTCTATTGCTTGATTGaccaggtttgtgtgtgtcagatctGCACAGAGGCAGACCACAGATTCCATCATGctgtacctctaaaggaggaatatgaggTGAAgctggcccagctggggaagatggaggctgaagttcagcagatgatccatgagagaaaacaaaagattaaggagattaaagacacagttaAATGCAGCAAAGCAGACGCAGAAAGAGAGATAGCGGGAAgtgtgcaggtcctcactgctctgatgcgccacattgaaaagtgccaggaggatctcaaccaaatggttaaagagagactgaaagacacagagaaacaagctgaagacctcatcaaagagctggagcaggaaatagaagatctgaccaatagaagctcagaagtgaagcagctctcacatactgaagaccacctccacttcctccagaccttcagatccccgaagaatcctccacccaccagggactggacgacggtggaggtccgtcctccgtcatacgtagggactttgaggagatccctggatcagctggaggagacactgaacatggagatgaagaagctgcctgATGGTGAACTGAAGAgtgtccagcagtatgaagtagatgtgactctggatcctgatacagctcatcccagGCTCATCCTGTCTAAATATGGGAGACAAGTACGTGATGGAGGTGTAGGGCAGGAAgtcccagacaaccctaagagatttacagaGTATATACATGTTCTCAcaaggcagagcttctcctcagggagattttactttgaggtccagagtaaagacaagactgcatggtatataggagtggccagagagtccatcgacagaaaagACGAGAGCTTAATgacccctgagacgggttacTGGTCTCTTTTCTTGGATGGATGGAAGAAGGGTTTGGTATTTACTGATTTCCCGCCTGTCCATCTCCCTCTGaaagctgagctccagaaggtgggggtgtttgttgattatgatgagggtctggtctccttttacgatgtggaagccagggttcatatctactctgctactggatGCACCTTTAGTGAccctctctatccattcctctgTCCATGTAACTATGATTATGAAGGTacaaactctgcccccctgatcatctcacctgtcaatcaaacagactag
- the LOC130380456 gene encoding E3 ubiquitin-protein ligase TRIM39-like has translation MASAKTSCTEDNLLCSICLDVFRNPVSTRCGHNFCRTCITKFWDKKQNYNCPTCNHLFQTRPDLQVNTLLSEMAAQCRTSVQVKVQPCVEPAEVPCDVCTGTQLKAVKSCLVCLISYCQTHLEPHQRVAGLKKHRLVEPMDRLEDRMCKKHNQLLELFCMNDQFCVCQICTETDHRFHHAIPLKVEYEVKMAKLGKMEAEVQQMVQERKQKIEEIKDTVKRSKADADREIADGVQVLTALMHQIEKCQEDLNQMVKERLKDTEKQAEDLIKELEQEIEDLTNRSSKVKPLSHTEDHFHFLQAFRSLKDPPPTRDWTTVEVRPPSYVGTLRRSLDQLEETLNMEMKKLPDGELKSVQQYEVDVTLDPDTAHPRLILSKDGKLVRDGVVGKEVPGNPKRFTKYIHVLTRQSFSSGRFYFEVQSKDKTAWYVGVARESIDRKGESLMTPETGYWSLFLDGWKEGLVFTAFPPVCVPLRAEIQKVGVFVDYDEGLVSFYDVEARVHLYSATGCTFSEPLYPFLCPCYCDYEGTNSAPLIISRVNQTD, from the coding sequence atggcctctgctaaaACATCCTGTACTGAAGATAACCTTttatgttccatctgtctggatgtgttcagaaACCCAGTTTCTACAcgatgtggacacaacttctgcagaacctgtattacaaagttctgggataaaaaacaaaactacaaTTGTCCTACTTGCAACCATCTGTTCCAAACTAGACCTGATCTACAGGTCAATACCCTCTTATCAGAGATGGCCGCTCAGTGTAGAACATCCGTACAAGTAAAAGTGCAGCCatgtgttgaaccagcagaagttccatgtgacgtctgtactgggacccagctgaaggccgtgaagtcctgtctagtgtgtcttatctcttactgccaaacccaccttgagccacatcagagagtcgcaggcctgaagaaacatcggctggtcgagcctatggaccgtctggaagacagaatgtgtaagaaacacaatCAACTACTGGAGCTCTTTTGCATGAATGaccagttttgtgtgtgtcagatctgcacagagacagaccacaggtTCCATCATGCTATACCTCTAAAGgtggaatatgaagtgaagatggCCAAGCTGGGGAAGATGgaggctgaagttcagcagatggtccaggagagaaaacaaaagattgaggagattaaagacacagtcaaacgcagcaaagcagacgcagacagagagatagctgatggtgtacaggtcctcactgctctgatgcACCAAATTGAAAAGTGCCAGGAGGATCTCAACCAAATGGttaaagagagactgaaagacacagagaaacaagctgaagacctcatcaaagagcttgagcaggaaatagaagatctgaccaatagaagctcaaaAGTGAAGccgctctcacacactgaagaccacttccacttcctccaggccttcagatccctgaaggatcctccacccaccagggactggacgacggtggaggtccgtcctccgtcatacgtagggaccttgaggagatccctggatcagctggaggagacactgaacatggagatgaagaagctgcctgATGGTGAACTGAAGAgtgtccagcagtatgaagtagatgttactctggatcctgatacagcccATCCCAGGCTCATCCTGTCTAAAGATGGGAAACTAGTACGTGATGGAGTTGTAGGGAAGGAAGTCCCAggcaaccctaagagatttacaaaGTATATACatgttctcacgaggcagagcttctcctcagggagattttactttgaggtccagagtaaagacaagactgcatggtatgtaggagtggccagagagtccatcgacagaaaagGTGAGAGCTTAATGACCCCTGAGACAGGTTACTGGTCTCTTTtcttggatggatggaaggagggTTTGGTATTTACTGCTTTCCCGcctgtctgtgtccctctgagagctgagatccagaaggtgggggtgtttgttgattatgatgagggtctggtctccttctatgatgtggaagccagggttcatctctactctgctactggctgcacctttagtgagcctctctatccattcctctgTCCATGTTACTGTGATTATGAAGGTacaaactctgcccccctgatcatctcacgggtcaatcaaacagactag